The proteins below are encoded in one region of Persephonella sp.:
- a CDS encoding dual specificity protein phosphatase, which translates to MIRWITDYLGGSRAPELEELKIWKEEGVDTIINLLKGDYGDFIAQKQKEMGFEVIRIPFDMYQIIPEEDFLAVYRYIDEIKNNKKVVVHCKYGQARSGTFLAGYLIHSGKSYEEALNTVMAKGFQPSTFHQINFLQNLAKKK; encoded by the coding sequence ATGATACGCTGGATTACAGATTATCTTGGGGGTAGTAGAGCCCCTGAGTTAGAAGAACTAAAAATATGGAAAGAAGAAGGGGTTGATACAATTATCAACCTGCTTAAAGGGGATTACGGAGATTTTATTGCTCAGAAACAAAAGGAAATGGGATTTGAGGTTATAAGAATTCCTTTTGATATGTATCAGATTATTCCTGAAGAAGATTTCCTTGCTGTTTATCGGTATATTGATGAGATTAAAAATAACAAAAAAGTAGTTGTTCATTGCAAATATGGACAGGCCAGAAGCGGCACATTTCTGGCCGGTTATTTAATCCATTCTGGAAAAAGCTATGAAGAGGCTTTAAATACTGTAATGGCAAAAGGATTTCAGCCTTCAACCTTTCACCAGATTAACTTTTTACAAAATCTTGCAAAGAAAAAATGA
- the gltX gene encoding glutamate--tRNA ligase, producing the protein MIRVRFAPSPTGYLHLGNARTALFNYIYARHTGGKLVLRIEDTDKERSKKEYEEMLIDDLQWLGIEWDEGPDIGGDYGPYRQSERTEIYKEYVEKLKESGHIYKCFCTPEELEEERKKALAEGRPPRYSGKCRNLTPEEIKKYEEEGKPYVWRFRVPDGEYIVFEDLIKGTVEINVDEFGDFVIVRSDGSPVYNFVVVVDDALMKITHVIRGEDHLSNTPKQILIYRALGFKEPKFAHLPIILGEDRSKLSKRHGAVSVRAFRDDGYVSEAMFNGLALLGWHPKGDNEVLSKEEIIAEFDIEDVHNAPAVFDRAKLKWLNGVYIREILDLEDLTRRAIPFFEGFGYKADFEYYKKVMEAIRDSLETLMDIEERAKPFFVDDFHYSEEGKKFLEEESGYKVIQLFYEKIKDRNQITKEDFKKITKEIQKELGVKGKGLFMPIRVALTGETSGVDIATLVEVIGVERVKHRLQRALEYFG; encoded by the coding sequence TTGATAAGAGTAAGATTTGCACCAAGCCCAACAGGATATTTACATTTGGGAAATGCGAGGACAGCATTGTTCAACTATATATATGCCAGACATACAGGGGGAAAACTTGTTTTAAGAATTGAGGATACAGATAAAGAAAGGTCTAAAAAAGAATATGAAGAGATGCTTATAGATGACCTGCAATGGCTTGGAATAGAATGGGATGAGGGTCCGGACATTGGTGGAGATTATGGACCTTACAGACAATCAGAAAGAACAGAAATTTACAAAGAATATGTAGAAAAACTCAAAGAAAGCGGTCATATCTATAAATGTTTTTGCACACCTGAAGAACTGGAAGAAGAAAGGAAAAAAGCTCTTGCAGAAGGAAGACCTCCAAGATACTCAGGAAAATGTAGAAATCTAACCCCTGAGGAAATTAAAAAATACGAAGAGGAAGGAAAACCTTATGTATGGAGATTTAGAGTTCCTGATGGAGAATATATAGTTTTTGAGGATTTAATAAAAGGAACAGTTGAGATTAATGTTGATGAGTTTGGAGATTTTGTGATAGTTAGGTCTGATGGCTCACCTGTTTATAACTTTGTGGTTGTTGTTGATGATGCACTAATGAAAATCACCCATGTTATAAGGGGAGAAGACCATTTATCTAATACACCAAAACAAATTCTTATTTATAGGGCTCTGGGATTTAAAGAACCTAAATTTGCCCATCTGCCAATTATTTTAGGAGAAGATAGAAGTAAATTATCCAAAAGACATGGTGCTGTTTCAGTCAGAGCCTTTAGAGATGATGGTTATGTTTCAGAGGCTATGTTTAATGGACTTGCCCTTCTTGGCTGGCACCCAAAAGGAGATAACGAGGTTTTATCAAAAGAAGAAATCATTGCCGAATTTGATATAGAAGATGTCCATAATGCCCCTGCAGTCTTTGATAGGGCGAAACTCAAATGGCTAAACGGCGTTTATATCAGAGAAATTCTTGACCTTGAAGACCTTACCAGAAGGGCTATTCCATTCTTTGAGGGATTTGGTTATAAGGCAGATTTTGAGTATTACAAAAAGGTAATGGAAGCTATAAGAGATAGCCTTGAAACATTAATGGACATTGAAGAAAGGGCAAAACCATTTTTTGTAGATGATTTCCATTACTCAGAAGAGGGTAAAAAATTCCTTGAAGAAGAAAGTGGATACAAAGTAATCCAGCTGTTTTATGAAAAAATAAAAGACAGAAATCAGATAACTAAAGAGGATTTCAAAAAAATCACAAAGGAAATACAAAAAGAACTTGGAGTGAAAGGAAAAGGCTTATTTATGCCAATTAGAGTGGCATTAACAGGAGAAACTTCAGGGGTAGATATTGCAACGCTGGTAGAAGTTATAGGCGTAGAAAGGGTAAAACACAGACTCCAGAGAGCACTGGAGTATTTTGGATGA